A region of Bos javanicus breed banteng chromosome 17, ARS-OSU_banteng_1.0, whole genome shotgun sequence DNA encodes the following proteins:
- the SCOC gene encoding short coiled-coil protein isoform X4 translates to MMNADMDAVDAENQVELEEKTRLINQVLELQHTLEDLSARVDAVKEENLKLKSENQVLGQYIENLMSASSVFQTTDTKSKRK, encoded by the exons ATGATGAATGCTGACATGGATG CAGTTGATGCTGAAAATCAGGTGGAACTGGAGGAAAAAACACGACTTATTAATCAAGTATTGGAACTCCAACACACACTTGAAG ATCTGTCTGCAAGAGTAGATGCAGTTAAGGAAGAAAATCTGAAGCTAAAATCAGAAAACCAAGTTCTCGGACAATATATAGAAAACCTCATGTCAGCTTCTAGTGTTTTTCAAACAACTgacacaaaaagcaaaagaaaataa
- the SCOC gene encoding short coiled-coil protein isoform X2 yields MRRRVFLSGDWLATGQAGAGLLARRTLCGRKGWGCRCQLVQVFRPEASYRALPLPAPQKADHSSRILYPRHRSLLPKMMNADMDVDAENQVELEEKTRLINQVLELQHTLEDLSARVDAVKEENLKLKSENQVLGQYIENLMSASSVFQTTDTKSKRK; encoded by the exons ATGCGCAGGCGTGTTTTCTTGAGTGGTGATTGGCTGGCAACAGGGCAGGCAGGGGCGGGACTCCTGGCTCGGCGCACGCTCTGTGGGCGGAAAGGGTGGGGCTGCCGGTGCCAGTTGGTCCAAGTGTTCAGGCCTGAGGCGTCTTACCGAGCCCTCCCCCTGCCGGCGCCTCAGAAGGCAG ACCATTCATCAAGAATTTTGTATCCAAGGCACAGAAGTTTGTTACCGAAGATGATGAATGCTGACATGGATG TTGATGCTGAAAATCAGGTGGAACTGGAGGAAAAAACACGACTTATTAATCAAGTATTGGAACTCCAACACACACTTGAAG ATCTGTCTGCAAGAGTAGATGCAGTTAAGGAAGAAAATCTGAAGCTAAAATCAGAAAACCAAGTTCTCGGACAATATATAGAAAACCTCATGTCAGCTTCTAGTGTTTTTCAAACAACTgacacaaaaagcaaaagaaaataa
- the SCOC gene encoding short coiled-coil protein isoform X1, with protein MRRRVFLSGDWLATGQAGAGLLARRTLCGRKGWGCRCQLVQVFRPEASYRALPLPAPQKADHSSRILYPRHRSLLPKMMNADMDAVDAENQVELEEKTRLINQVLELQHTLEDLSARVDAVKEENLKLKSENQVLGQYIENLMSASSVFQTTDTKSKRK; from the exons ATGCGCAGGCGTGTTTTCTTGAGTGGTGATTGGCTGGCAACAGGGCAGGCAGGGGCGGGACTCCTGGCTCGGCGCACGCTCTGTGGGCGGAAAGGGTGGGGCTGCCGGTGCCAGTTGGTCCAAGTGTTCAGGCCTGAGGCGTCTTACCGAGCCCTCCCCCTGCCGGCGCCTCAGAAGGCAG ACCATTCATCAAGAATTTTGTATCCAAGGCACAGAAGTTTGTTACCGAAGATGATGAATGCTGACATGGATG CAGTTGATGCTGAAAATCAGGTGGAACTGGAGGAAAAAACACGACTTATTAATCAAGTATTGGAACTCCAACACACACTTGAAG ATCTGTCTGCAAGAGTAGATGCAGTTAAGGAAGAAAATCTGAAGCTAAAATCAGAAAACCAAGTTCTCGGACAATATATAGAAAACCTCATGTCAGCTTCTAGTGTTTTTCAAACAACTgacacaaaaagcaaaagaaaataa